The window AACCTCCTGCTCATCGGGGTGGGCCCGGTGGTCGGCGCCGGCCTGCTGATCTGGCTGCTGGTGGAGTCGATCGGAGACATGTCCGACCCGGAGAACTCGGCGAGCGGCGTCTCCTGGTTCGGGCTCGGCCCGCCGCTGGTCATCGGGATCGCGATCGCCGTCGTCGGCGTGCTCGTCATGTGCTTCTGGCGGGTACGGGACGGCAGGTTCTGGCAGGAGCGGCGGGGTGTGGTCGACCCGGCCCTCGTCCATGCCGGCAAGCGCTGAGGAGTCCCGATGTCCGTGGTCCTTGGATACGACGAGTCGCCCGGCGCCGAACGGGCCCTGATGGTGGCGCTGGAGGTGGCCACCGCCTTCGGCGAGCCGCTCGTCCTCGTCTACGGGGCGGCCGCCCCGGGCGCTGCCGGCGAGGAGTACCGCGCCCACCGGGAAGCCATCCGTCAGGCGGGCCGCAGCGCCCTGGCGCACGCCGTCGAGGAAGCCGACGCCGCCGGTGTCCCGTCGACGGTCGAGGTGGTCGACGAGAAGCCGGCCCAGGCCCTGCTGGACGCCGCCGAGCGGCACCGGGCCCGGGTCATCATCGTCGGCAGCTGGGGCGACAGCCCGATGCGCGGCGCCCTGCTCGGCTCCACCCCGCACAAGCTCCTGCACCTCTCGCCGGTCCCGGTGCTGTGCGTACCGACCGAGGGCGGGCCCGGCCGGTGACGGTACGGGCCTTCGCGGCGCCGGCGGCGGCGGTGCCGGGCCCGGAAGGCGGCTGAACCCTCGCCAAGGGCCTGCCGGTACCGGGCCCGCGGGGCCGCGCCGGGTGCGGCAGGCTCGCGGGGGAGAAGCGGCTGCGGCCGCCGCCGGCCGCCTGGAAGACTGGACCCCGTGGAACGACGTACGGCCGACCGGCTGCTCAGGGCGCGCGCACAGGCCATCGGGGGCGAGGTCCGGGAGGACTCGGTCGCCGCCGTCCTCGACCGCGTGCTCGCCGTCCAGGCCCAGGACCTGCCCGCGGCGGAACTCGGGCTGCGGGTGCGGGCCCGCGGGCTGACCCGGGACGCGGTGCGCCGGGCCACCGACACGGAACGTACGGCCGTCCGCGGCTGGTTCATGCGCGGCACCCTCCAGCTCGTGCCGGCCGCCGACGCCCGGTGGCTGCTGGCCCTCCTCGGCCCGGTCCACCTCGCCCTCGCCGCCCGGCGGCTGCGCGAACTCGGCCTCGACGAGTCCCTGTGCGCGCGCTCGGAGCGGCTCATCGCCGACGCCGTCGACGGGGAGGGGCCGCTGACCCGCGCGCAGCTCACCGACCGGCTCACGACCCTCGGCGTCGATCCGAAGGGGCAGTCCGCCTTCCACCTGATCCGCCGCGCGGCGCTGACCGGCCGCATCTGCCACGGACCGCAGCGGGACGGCGAGGCCACCTTCGTCCTGCTCGACGACTGGCTGCCCGCCACCGGCCCCCTGCCTTTCACCGGAGCGGCCGCCGAACGGGAACTGGCGCGGCGCTACCGCCTGGCCCACGGGCCCTGCGACGCCCTGGACTTCGTCCACTGGTCGGGGCTGAAGACCACCACGGGCAGGAACGCCTGGGCCGCCGTACCGGACCCCGGGCCCGAGGCGCCGCCCGCTCCCGCAGACCCCGACGTACGGCTGCTGCCGGCCTACGACAACTACCTCGTCGGCTACCGCGGCCGGGAGCTGTCGGTGCCCGCGGAACACGAACGCCTGGTGTGGCCCGGAGGCGGGCAGATCCGTGCCACCGTGCTGGTCGACGGCCTGGCCATCGGCACCTGGTCGGGAGGCCGCCGCGGGGCGCCGGTGACGGTCGAGCCCTTTCCCGGGGCCGAGCCCTTGCCCCCGGCCGTGGCCGCCGGGATCGCCCGCGAGTGCGCCGACGTCGCACGCTTCTCCGGCGGAAGCGATCGCCCGCCCACCGGCGATCCGTAGTCCCGTCCCAGGCTCCGTCCCCGGATCCGTCACTGGTCCGTTGGCCGGGCCATGGCCGATGCTCCTCCCGTCCGGCTGTACCAATGGCTCACCCCCGGCGGCCGGAGTTGAGCCAGTGGGCTCACAGGTGCTTATCTGTGGTGTATCCATTTACTTGTGGCGCCGCGCGGCGCCGGACGGCAACGAGGCCGGTTCCGGAGCGCGGCGCCTTCGCTGTGCCCGTCTGCCGCCCACCACCCCCGGGCGGCGTCGGCCGGCGCGCATCACCTGCAAGGGGGGCGGCACACCGCCGTGAAGAGGATGTTCGTGGCTCCGGATCCGGGGCGAATGAGACTCAGGACCTCGGCCC of the Streptomyces sp. NBC_01294 genome contains:
- a CDS encoding winged helix DNA-binding domain-containing protein, yielding MERRTADRLLRARAQAIGGEVREDSVAAVLDRVLAVQAQDLPAAELGLRVRARGLTRDAVRRATDTERTAVRGWFMRGTLQLVPAADARWLLALLGPVHLALAARRLRELGLDESLCARSERLIADAVDGEGPLTRAQLTDRLTTLGVDPKGQSAFHLIRRAALTGRICHGPQRDGEATFVLLDDWLPATGPLPFTGAAAERELARRYRLAHGPCDALDFVHWSGLKTTTGRNAWAAVPDPGPEAPPAPADPDVRLLPAYDNYLVGYRGRELSVPAEHERLVWPGGGQIRATVLVDGLAIGTWSGGRRGAPVTVEPFPGAEPLPPAVAAGIARECADVARFSGGSDRPPTGDP
- a CDS encoding universal stress protein, giving the protein MSVVLGYDESPGAERALMVALEVATAFGEPLVLVYGAAAPGAAGEEYRAHREAIRQAGRSALAHAVEEADAAGVPSTVEVVDEKPAQALLDAAERHRARVIIVGSWGDSPMRGALLGSTPHKLLHLSPVPVLCVPTEGGPGR